Proteins encoded within one genomic window of Humulus lupulus chromosome 1, drHumLupu1.1, whole genome shotgun sequence:
- the LOC133786785 gene encoding 3-hydroxy-3-methylglutaryl-coenzyme A reductase 1-like codes for MDVRSRRSTAATKSGQAMPIKALKAAHENEENPRASDALPLPLYITNVAFFTLFFSVVYFLLTRWREKIRTSTPLHVLTFSEISAVFALVASFIYLLGFFGIDFVQSLILRPSTDVWATDDDEEETILIKDDTRKVPCGAALECPLPQIAPPVAVSSKAALPKVVDSAPTTTEDDEEIIKSVLDGKIPSYSLETKLGDCRRAAAIRREALQRLTGKSLSGLPLDGLDYDSILGQCCEMPVGYVQIPVGIAGPLLLDGREYSVPMATTEGCLVASTNRGCKAIHLSGGAFSVLLKDGMTRAPVVRFNTARRAADLKFYLEEPANFETLTMVFNRSSRFARLQTIKCTIAGKNLYMRFCCSTGDAMGMNMISKGVQNVLDFLQNDFPDMDVIGISGNFCSDKKPAAVNWIEGRGKSVVCEATIKGDVVRKVLKTNVEALVELNMLKNLTGSAMAGALGGFNAHASNIVSAVFIATGQDPAQNIESSHCITMMEPVNDGKDLHVSVTMPSIEVGTVGGGTQLASQSACLNLLGVKGANREVPGSNARKLATIVAGAVLAGELSLMSALAAGQLVNSHMKYNRANKNVTTTATPTPTVASS; via the exons ATGGACGTCCGCAGCAGACGATCAACGGCGGCGACGAAGTCTGGGCAGGCCATGCCCATCAAGGCCCTAAAGGCGGcccatgaaaatgaagaaaacccCAGAGCCTCGGATGCTCTGCCTCTTCCTCTGTACATCACCAACGTCGCTTTCTTTACTCTGTTTTTCTCGGTGGTTTACTTCCTCCTCACACGGTGGCGCGAGAAGATCCGTACCTCCACACCTCTCCATGTCCTCACCTTCTCTGAAATCTCCGCCGTGTTTGCTCTCGTCGCTTCCTTCATCTATCTCTTGGGCTTTTTCGGAATCGATTTCGTTCAGTCCCTGATTCTCCGACCCTCCACCGACGTTTGGGCCACCGACGATGACGAAGAAGAAACTATTTTAATCAAGGATGACACTCGAAAAGTCCCTTGTGGTGCCGCACTCGAATGCCCACTTCCCCAAATTGCCCCTCCGGTGGCTGTATCCTCCAAGGCAGCCTTGCCAAAGGTTGTCGACTCAGCTCCGACGACCACCGAAGATGACGAAGAGATCATTAAATCCGTCTTGGATGGGAAAATTCCGTCGTACTCTCTCGAGACTAAGCTGGGTGATTGCCGGAGGGCGGCAGCGATTCGTCGGGAAGCGTTACAGAGGCTGACCGGAAAATCTCTCTCTGGTCTGCCATTGGATGGGTTGGATTATGATTCGATTTTGGGTCAGTGCTGTGAGATGCCAGTTGGGTATGTGCAGATTCCGGTGGGGATCGCTGGACCTCTGTTGCTTGACGGAAGGGAGTACTCTGTTCCCATGGCGACCACTGAGGGTTGCTTGGTAGCCAGCACCAATCGGGGCTGCAAAGCCATTCATCTCTCCGGTGGAGCTTTCAGTGTCTTGTTGAAAGATGGCATGACTAGAGCTCCCGTGGTAAGGTTCAACACCGCCAGAAGAGCCGCTGATTTGAAGTTCTACTTGGAAGAGCCTGCTAATTTCGAAACTCTCACCATGGTTTTCAACAG ATCGAGCAGGTTTGCGAGATTACAGACGATAAAATGCACGATTGCAGGGAAGAATCTTTACATGAGATTTTGCTGCAGCACAGGAGACGCCATGGGAATGAACATGATATCCAAAGGTGTCCAAAACGTGCTTGATTTTCTCCAAAATGATTTCCCCGACATGGACGTGATTGGAATCTCCGGTAACTTCTGCTCCGACAAGAAGCCCGCGGCCGTGAACTGGATCGAAGGGCGTGGTAAATCCGTGGTCTGTGAAGCCACCATCAAGGGCGACGTAGTGAGGAAAGTATTGAAGACCAATGTGGAAGCACTTGTCGAGCTCAACATGCTTAAGAACCTCACGGGTTCAGCCATGGCTGGTGCTCTTGGGGGTTTCAACGCCCACGCAAGTAACATAGTCTCGGCAGTCTTCATCGCCACCGGCCAAGACCCTGCGCAAAACATCGAGAGCTCCCATTGCATAACGATGATGGAGCCAGTCAACGATGGGAAGGATCTTCATGTTTCTGTCACTATGCCATCCATTGAG GTTGGTACAGTTGGAGGTGGAACTCAACTGGCGTCGCAGTCAGCTTGCTTGAATTTGCTCGGTGTGAAGGGCGCAAACAGAGAAGTTCCAGGGTCAAATGCAAGAAAGTTGGCCACCATTGTTGCAGGTGCTGTGCTTGCTGGTGAGCTTTCTCTCATGTCAGCTCTCGCAGCTGGCCAACTCGTTAACAGTCACATGAAGTACAACAGAGCAAACAAAAacgttactactactgctactcctacccCTACAGTTGCTTCATCTTAA